In Novosphingobium sp. 9U, one DNA window encodes the following:
- a CDS encoding glycosyltransferase yields MKIAFYGSSLLSSYWNGAATYYRGILSAMAKRGYEITFYEPDAFGRQQNRDIDPPEWVRSVVYDADETSLRRVLAEAKDADIVVKANGVGVFDKELLEGVIAQARPDAIKIYWDVDAAATLDEMRADADHPVRAALPHLDMVLTYGGGPPVIEDYQGFGAKQCVPIYNALDPATHHPVPAEPAFACDLAFLANRLPDREARVEEFFLKPAAALPDAKFLIGGNGWHDKGMPANVRDIGHVGTGQHNAFNCTPRAVLNVARESMARIGFSPATRVFEASGAAACLITDAWEGIELFLKPDEEVLVARDGQDVAEHVASLTEERARAIGQAALARVLAEHTYDLRGVEVDEVLRAARTKMQVSA; encoded by the coding sequence TTGAAGATCGCTTTCTACGGCTCCAGCCTGCTCTCGTCGTACTGGAATGGCGCGGCGACCTACTACCGCGGCATCCTCTCGGCGATGGCCAAGCGCGGGTACGAGATCACCTTCTATGAGCCCGATGCCTTCGGCCGCCAGCAGAACCGTGACATCGATCCTCCCGAATGGGTGCGCTCCGTGGTCTACGATGCCGACGAAACCTCGCTGCGCCGCGTGCTGGCCGAGGCGAAGGACGCCGACATCGTCGTAAAGGCTAACGGCGTCGGCGTGTTCGACAAGGAACTGCTCGAAGGCGTGATCGCACAGGCGCGGCCGGATGCGATCAAGATCTACTGGGATGTCGATGCCGCCGCCACGCTCGACGAGATGCGCGCCGATGCCGATCATCCGGTGCGCGCGGCCTTGCCTCACCTCGACATGGTGCTGACTTATGGCGGCGGCCCGCCGGTGATCGAGGATTACCAGGGCTTCGGCGCCAAGCAGTGCGTGCCGATCTACAATGCGCTTGATCCCGCCACTCACCACCCAGTCCCGGCGGAGCCTGCCTTCGCTTGCGACCTGGCGTTCCTCGCCAATCGCCTGCCCGACCGCGAGGCGCGGGTGGAGGAGTTCTTCCTCAAGCCTGCCGCGGCGCTGCCGGACGCCAAGTTCCTGATCGGCGGCAACGGCTGGCACGACAAGGGCATGCCCGCCAATGTGCGCGACATCGGTCATGTCGGCACCGGCCAGCACAACGCTTTCAACTGCACGCCGCGCGCAGTGCTGAACGTGGCGCGCGAGTCCATGGCACGCATCGGCTTCTCGCCCGCGACCCGCGTGTTCGAGGCATCCGGCGCTGCCGCCTGCCTGATCACCGACGCTTGGGAAGGCATCGAGCTGTTCCTCAAGCCGGACGAGGAAGTGCTGGTCGCCCGCGACGGTCAGGACGTGGCCGAACATGTCGCCAGCCTCACAGAAGAACGCGCGCGCGCCATCGGCCAGGCCGCACTTGCCCGCGTGCTCGCCGAGCATACGTATGACCTGCGCGGTGTCGAAGTGGACGAGGTGCTGCGCGCAGCTCGGACCAAGATGCAGGTGAGCGCGTGA
- a CDS encoding glycosyltransferase family 4 protein: protein MSRRITRLLMTVDAVGGVWQYATELACALRPLGFETVLAVLGPPPAPEQRDAIKRCKGVKLVETGLPLDWTSEATSTRRAAAELAALARREKVDLIHLNSPALAAGQAWSAPVVAVAHGCLASWWDAARTEPLDPVFVWHREMMAQAFRTCDRVIAPSASFAETLRRIYALPTAPQVVYNGRALPARVRATAGTNSALTAGRMWDEVKNLATLDQAAALISYPFCAAGSLTAPHGETASASHLRLLGQLDAAAFAAKLEQRPVFVSAATFEPFGLAVLEAAGARCPLVLSDIPTFRELWDGAAVFVDPLDAPGFASAVEAIVRDPGRRDALGEAAHSRAQRYAPERMAGLMAEHYRDLLAARLAA from the coding sequence ATGAGCCGACGCATCACGCGCCTGCTGATGACGGTCGATGCGGTCGGCGGTGTCTGGCAATATGCAACCGAGCTCGCCTGCGCGCTCCGCCCGCTCGGCTTCGAGACGGTGCTCGCCGTGCTCGGCCCGCCGCCCGCGCCCGAACAGCGAGACGCGATCAAGCGCTGCAAGGGCGTCAAGCTGGTCGAAACCGGGCTGCCGCTCGACTGGACGAGCGAGGCGACCTCGACCCGCCGCGCTGCTGCGGAACTCGCAGCGCTCGCCCGGCGCGAGAAGGTCGATCTGATCCACCTGAACTCGCCCGCGCTGGCAGCCGGGCAGGCCTGGTCCGCGCCGGTCGTGGCGGTGGCGCACGGGTGCCTGGCAAGCTGGTGGGACGCCGCGCGCACTGAGCCGCTCGATCCCGTTTTCGTCTGGCATCGCGAGATGATGGCGCAAGCCTTTCGCACCTGCGACCGCGTGATCGCGCCATCGGCCAGCTTCGCCGAGACGCTGCGCCGCATTTACGCTCTCCCGACCGCGCCGCAGGTGGTGTACAACGGACGTGCGCTACCGGCCCGCGTGCGTGCGACTGCCGGCACCAACAGTGCACTCACCGCCGGACGGATGTGGGACGAGGTCAAGAACCTTGCCACGCTGGACCAAGCGGCCGCCCTGATATCATACCCGTTCTGCGCTGCCGGCTCCTTGACCGCGCCGCACGGCGAAACCGCCAGCGCCAGCCACTTGCGCCTGCTCGGCCAACTCGATGCCGCTGCGTTCGCTGCCAAGCTGGAGCAACGTCCCGTGTTCGTCTCCGCCGCCACGTTCGAGCCCTTCGGCCTGGCCGTGCTGGAAGCGGCCGGTGCCCGTTGCCCGCTGGTGCTCTCCGACATCCCGACCTTCCGCGAACTATGGGACGGCGCCGCCGTCTTCGTGGATCCTCTCGATGCGCCGGGTTTCGCAAGTGCTGTCGAGGCCATCGTTCGTGATCCCGGCCGGCGTGATGCCCTGGGAGAAGCGGCGCATTCCCGTGCCCAGCGCTATGCGCCCGAGCGCATGGCAGGGCTAATGGCCGAGCACTACCGTGACCTCCTGGCGGCGAGGCTTGCGGCATGA
- a CDS encoding VOC family protein — translation MRAWYAEHLGVGSVPYGMWDTQAGAMVFSPFAADTDYFAADRPWMLNLCVDGLDDLLGALHTAGIEVTTNPDWDAPGVGRFARIHDPEGNPIELWESDA, via the coding sequence TTGCGCGCGTGGTATGCCGAGCACCTCGGCGTGGGTTCGGTCCCCTATGGCATGTGGGACACGCAAGCCGGCGCCATGGTGTTCTCGCCCTTCGCAGCGGACACCGACTACTTCGCGGCCGATCGGCCATGGATGCTGAACTTGTGCGTCGACGGCCTGGACGACCTTCTCGGCGCGCTGCACACCGCCGGCATCGAAGTCACCACCAATCCCGACTGGGACGCCCCAGGTGTCGGCCGCTTCGCGCGCATCCATGATCCCGAGGGCAATCCAATCGAGCTGTGGGAGTCAGATGCATGA
- a CDS encoding glycosyltransferase: MKLVVLGLTLSSSWGNGHATTFRALLSAFARRGHEVLFLERDKPWYGDHRDLPNPDFCRLRYYDSVEELGEWRETIASADAVMVGSYVPEGVEVGAFVQEHARGIACFYDIDTPVTLAKLARGDFEYLSPELIPGYDVYFSFTGGPTLDRLMKDFGSPSAKALYCSVDDTRYQPLPVEKRWDLTYLGTYSDDRQPTLEKLLVETARRCPDKRFAVAGPQYPASIVWPANVERIEHLPPAEHAEFYSASRFTLNVTRADMIAAGWSPSVRLFEAGACGTPIISDRWAGIEDVLEPGSAIILADTTEDVIAALDADAARFGEGARRAVLGAHTADCRAAQLERDLEQATVTRSVPNTPRGDLCEQV; the protein is encoded by the coding sequence GTGAAGCTGGTCGTCCTTGGCCTCACGCTGTCCTCCTCGTGGGGCAACGGCCACGCCACCACCTTCCGCGCGCTGCTCTCCGCCTTTGCGCGGCGCGGGCACGAGGTGCTGTTCCTGGAGCGCGACAAGCCCTGGTACGGGGACCATCGCGACTTGCCCAATCCGGACTTCTGCAGATTGCGCTACTACGATAGCGTCGAAGAGCTGGGAGAGTGGCGCGAGACGATCGCCTCTGCCGATGCGGTGATGGTCGGCTCCTACGTGCCTGAAGGAGTCGAGGTCGGCGCCTTCGTGCAAGAACATGCCCGCGGCATCGCCTGCTTCTACGACATCGACACGCCCGTGACCCTGGCCAAGCTTGCCCGTGGCGATTTCGAATACCTCTCGCCCGAACTGATTCCCGGCTACGACGTGTACTTTTCCTTCACCGGCGGACCGACACTGGACCGTCTGATGAAAGACTTTGGCTCGCCAAGTGCGAAGGCTTTGTACTGTTCGGTCGACGACACGCGCTACCAGCCGCTGCCGGTCGAGAAGCGCTGGGACCTGACGTATCTTGGCACCTACAGCGACGATCGCCAGCCCACGCTAGAGAAGCTACTGGTCGAGACTGCGCGCCGCTGCCCGGACAAGCGCTTCGCCGTGGCCGGACCGCAATACCCCGCATCGATCGTCTGGCCCGCTAATGTCGAGCGTATCGAGCACTTGCCGCCGGCCGAGCACGCCGAATTCTACTCCGCGTCGCGCTTCACGCTGAACGTCACGCGCGCCGACATGATCGCGGCGGGCTGGTCACCCTCGGTGCGCCTGTTCGAGGCGGGTGCCTGTGGAACTCCTATCATTTCCGACCGTTGGGCCGGGATCGAAGATGTTCTTGAACCTGGCAGCGCGATCATCCTGGCCGATACCACCGAAGATGTAATCGCCGCGCTCGACGCCGATGCGGCCCGCTTCGGCGAGGGTGCGCGCCGAGCGGTGCTGGGCGCCCACACTGCCGACTGCCGTGCTGCGCAACTCGAACGAGACTTGGAACAGGCAACCGTTACGCGCTCCGTGCCGAACACCCCGAGAGGAGACCTTTGTGAGCAAGTCTGA
- a CDS encoding glycosyltransferase encodes MKIVYFTHSLDSCWNHGNAHFLRGVLDELLERGHEVAVFEPEDSWSRANLVADHGTEGLGAYRMAYPRLNSTRYAADADPAELADGADLVIVHEWNAHDLVARLGKARAGGASYTLLFHDTHHRAVSAPQEMEAYDLSAYDGVLAFGETLSEVYRERGWGNRVWTWHEAADTRRFHPPAEEGTRSGLVWIGNWGDGERTQELQDFLFGPAQAAGLPLDVYGVRYPDEAKAILAKFGVRYHGWAANAAAPEIFARHLATAHVPRRFYSTILPGIPTIRVFEALASGIPLVSAPWDDAEGLFRPGWDYLVASTGEEMIGHLNDLKNDPALRQALVASGLETILARHTCAHRVDELLAIVGSLTPSFAGEPA; translated from the coding sequence ATGAAGATCGTCTACTTCACGCACTCGCTGGACTCCTGCTGGAACCATGGCAACGCGCACTTCCTACGCGGCGTGCTCGACGAACTGCTCGAGCGCGGCCACGAAGTCGCAGTCTTCGAGCCCGAGGACTCCTGGAGCCGCGCCAACCTGGTTGCCGACCATGGCACCGAAGGGCTCGGCGCCTATCGCATGGCTTATCCGCGGCTGAACTCAACCCGTTACGCTGCCGATGCCGATCCTGCGGAGCTCGCCGACGGCGCCGACCTCGTGATCGTCCACGAGTGGAACGCACACGACCTCGTCGCCAGGCTCGGCAAGGCGCGGGCAGGAGGCGCCAGCTACACCCTGCTGTTTCATGACACCCACCATCGCGCCGTCAGCGCACCGCAGGAGATGGAAGCCTACGACCTCTCCGCCTACGATGGCGTGCTCGCCTTTGGTGAGACGCTAAGCGAAGTTTATCGCGAGCGTGGCTGGGGCAACCGGGTCTGGACCTGGCACGAAGCCGCCGACACCCGCCGCTTCCACCCTCCGGCCGAGGAAGGCACGCGCTCAGGCCTCGTGTGGATCGGCAACTGGGGCGATGGCGAGCGTACGCAAGAGCTGCAGGACTTTCTGTTCGGTCCTGCCCAGGCCGCCGGCCTGCCGCTCGACGTCTATGGCGTGCGCTACCCGGACGAGGCCAAGGCAATCCTCGCGAAGTTCGGCGTGCGCTATCACGGGTGGGCGGCGAACGCCGCGGCGCCGGAGATCTTCGCACGTCACCTGGCGACAGCGCACGTCCCGCGTCGGTTCTACTCGACGATCCTGCCCGGCATTCCGACCATCCGCGTGTTCGAGGCGCTCGCCAGCGGCATCCCGCTCGTCAGCGCGCCCTGGGACGATGCCGAGGGTCTGTTCCGCCCCGGTTGGGACTACCTCGTCGCCAGCACGGGCGAGGAAATGATCGGCCACCTGAACGACCTGAAGAACGACCCAGCCTTGCGCCAAGCGCTCGTCGCCAGTGGGCTCGAGACGATCCTGGCGCGTCACACGTGCGCGCACCGGGTGGACGAATTGCTCGCGATCGTCGGCTCGCTCACGCCCTCTTTTGCCGGAGAACCCGCTTGA
- a CDS encoding UDP-glucuronic acid decarboxylase family protein gives MSKSDRLTLVAGGAGFIGSHLCRMLLEAGERVVCVDNLQTSRPSNLAMLKAYDNFEFIQADITAPWPTSLITRAKHFHRIYNLACAASPPAYQADPEHTMLTSVVGTSQLLRLAEASGARFLLTSTSEVYGDPEAHPQREEYRGNVSCIGPRACYDEGKRAAEALTFDYARGGRADVRVARIFNTYGPNMDPCDGRVVSNVICQALSGEAITIYGDGSQTRSFCFVTDTAEALRRLMESDDIGLEPVNIGNPREMTVRELVDLVVDMMGRPAEVRNAPLPEDDPRRRKPNIDRAKALLGWEPTTKLEDGIRSTMDWFAKELGDEVRVTAKIDTLDRHRRPRRAVTETIREVAAG, from the coding sequence GTGAGCAAGTCTGACCGATTGACACTGGTGGCGGGCGGCGCGGGCTTCATCGGCTCGCACTTGTGCCGCATGCTGCTGGAAGCCGGCGAGCGCGTCGTCTGCGTAGACAACCTGCAGACATCGCGCCCGTCGAACTTGGCCATGCTGAAGGCCTACGACAATTTTGAGTTCATCCAGGCCGATATCACTGCGCCTTGGCCGACCTCGCTCATCACGCGCGCCAAGCACTTCCACCGCATCTACAACCTGGCCTGCGCCGCCTCGCCCCCGGCGTACCAGGCGGACCCGGAGCACACGATGCTGACCAGCGTTGTCGGCACGTCGCAGCTGCTGCGGCTGGCCGAAGCATCGGGCGCACGCTTCCTGCTGACCTCCACCAGCGAGGTCTACGGTGACCCCGAGGCGCATCCGCAGCGCGAGGAATACCGGGGCAACGTCAGCTGCATCGGCCCGCGCGCCTGCTATGACGAGGGCAAGCGCGCGGCCGAGGCGCTGACCTTCGACTATGCCCGCGGTGGCCGCGCAGACGTGCGCGTGGCGCGCATCTTCAACACCTATGGTCCCAACATGGACCCTTGTGACGGCCGCGTCGTCTCCAACGTGATCTGCCAGGCACTTTCGGGCGAGGCGATCACGATCTACGGCGACGGCAGCCAGACGCGCAGCTTCTGTTTCGTCACCGACACTGCCGAGGCTCTGCGCCGGCTGATGGAATCCGATGACATTGGTCTGGAGCCGGTCAACATCGGCAATCCGCGCGAGATGACCGTGCGTGAACTAGTGGACCTGGTCGTCGACATGATGGGCCGCCCCGCCGAAGTGCGCAACGCGCCGCTGCCGGAGGACGATCCGCGCCGCCGCAAGCCTAACATCGACCGCGCCAAGGCGCTGCTCGGGTGGGAGCCCACGACGAAGCTGGAAGATGGCATCCGCTCGACGATGGATTGGTTTGCCAAGGAACTGGGCGATGAGGTGCGGGTCACGGCCAAGATCGACACGCTCGACCGTCACCGGCGTCCGCGTCGCGCTGTGACCGAAACGATTCGTGAGGTGGCGGCAGGGTAA